A region of Oryzias latipes chromosome 18, ASM223467v1 DNA encodes the following proteins:
- the LOC101158726 gene encoding endonuclease domain-containing 1 protein-like gives MEPGSVSGAAALLLTILSCVVLQGVQTGVVGDFNHVERCKDSLFMGTPPRGYFIKAFKKICQRYEDQPRYVTLYDTRRHIPVYSAYVFKKTDGEKKVDFPWMFEPQLASDQSSSNMEPFPQSSGMHMNFEDTQAVLEDYADVVQYERGQLNPDEHQADPLDKASTYTLTNVVPQIREFNLGPWAEHKDLIRRRLNNYCRGKAFVVTGVTTSGHTIRRNNQERVAVPEYTWSAYCCTEFDQNAPYFVRYKFPVFGAYGLNDRVNNHMVEVPLKNLEKFLRGRMNVDKNFQIFYNDCASET, from the exons ATGGAACCTGGATCTGTAAGCGGCGCTGCTGCCTTGCTTCTCACCATCCTGAGCTGTGTGGTCCTGCAGGGCGTCCAGACAGGCGTCGTGGGGGATTTCAACCATGTGGAGCGCTGCAAAGACTCTCTGTTCATGGGCACCCCGCCGCGGGGCTACTTCATCAAAGCCTTCAAGAAGATCTGCCAGAGGTACGAGGATCAACCGCGCTACGTCACTCTGTACGACACACGCCGGCACATCCCTGTCTACTCTGCCTATGTGTTCAAGAAGACAGACGGGGAAAAGAAGGTGGACTTTCCGTGGATGTTTGAACCTCAG TTGGCCTCGGACCAGAGCAGCAGCAACATGGAGCCCTTCCCTCAGTCTTCAGGAATGCACATGAACTTTGAGGACACTCAAGCGGTTCTGGAAGACTACGCTGACGTCGTTCAGTACGAGCGCGGCCAACTGAACCCAGACGAACACCAGGCAGATCCTCTGGACAAAGCCTCCACCTACACCCTAACCAACGTGGTACCCCAGATCCGGGAGTTCAACCTGGGTCCCTGGGCCGAACACAAGGACCTCATACGAAGGCGCCTTAACAACTACTGCCGCGGCAAAGCCTTCGTGGTAACCGGAGTCACCACGTCGGGTCACACCATCCGCCGTAACAACCAGGAGCGCGTGGCCGTTCCCGAGTACACGTGGTCGGCCTACTGCTGCACAGAATTCGACCAGAACGCGCCCTACTTTGTGCGCTACAAGTTCCCCGTGTTCGGGGCTTACGGGCTCAACGATCGGGTCAATAACCACATGGTTGAGGTTCCTCTCAAGAACCTGGAGAAGTTCCTCAGAGGCAGGATGAATGTGGACAAGAACTTCCAGATCTTTTACAACGACTGCGCCTCAGAAACCTGA
- the LOC111949307 gene encoding endonuclease domain-containing 1 protein-like, translating into MRSVLLIIDFYLIVFLMLMLCFIQLFKRAFLFAQLSTLSETDEMQPFPRRIMHLNFEDSQAILEDYTNAIHYERGTLNPDEHQDELDDKASTYTLTNVVPMVPVFTNIVWSRQEHIVRKRLNNYCRGTAYIVTGVTTSGKRIRRDNMDRIAVPKYVWSAYCCADYDQNTPFGERHKFPSFAHYALNVEENNNVVEMSVQKLKDFLEKTTFVSKNFQIFAGDCVPPKNR; encoded by the coding sequence ATGAGGAGCGTTTTACTGATTATAGATTTTTACCTTATAGTGTTTCTCATGCTCATGCTTTGTTTTATCCAGCTGTTTAAACGTGCTTTTCTATTTGCACAGCTGTCAACGCTTTCCGAAACAGATGAGATGCAGCCCTTCCCGCGCAGAATCATGCACTTGAACTTTGAGGACTCCCAAGCGATCCTGGAGGATTACACCAACGCCATACATTACGAGCGGGGAACCCTGAACCCAGACGAGCATCAGGACGAGCTCGACGACAAAGCCTCCACCTACACCCTCACCAACGTAGTTCCCATGGTGCCCGTTTTCACCAACATAGTCTGGAGCAGACAGGAGCACATCGTCCGTAAAAGGTTGAACAACTACTGCCGCGGCACAGCTTACATCGTGACCGGCGTCACCACGTCTGGAAAGAGGATCCGCCGGGACAACATGGATCGCATTGCGGTGCCCAAGTATGTGTGGTCGGCCTACTGCTGCGCCGACTACGACCAAAACACGCCGTTCGGTGAGCGCCACAAATTCCCTTCTTTCGCACACTACGCCCTAAATGTGGAGGAAAACAACAACGTGGTGGAAATGTCCGTCCAGAAGCTGAAGGACTTCCTCGAGAAGACGACCTTCGTCAGCAAGAACTTCCAGATATTTGCTGGCGACTGTGTCCCACCAAAAAACAGATGA
- the LOC111949308 gene encoding endonuclease domain-containing 1 protein-like, with protein MEPGSVSGAAALLLTILSCVVLQGVQTGVVGDFNHVERCKDSLFMGTPPRGYFIKAFKKICQRYEDQPRYVTLYDTRRHIPVYSAYVFKKTDGEKKVDFPWMFEPQVGLGSIKK; from the coding sequence ATGGAACCTGGATCTGTAAGCGGCGCTGCTGCCTTGCTTCTCACCATCCTGAGCTGTGTGGTCCTGCAGGGCGTCCAGACAGGCGTCGTGGGGGATTTCAACCATGTGGAGCGCTGCAAAGACTCTCTGTTCATGGGCACCCCGCCGCGGGGCTACTTCATCAAAGCCTTCAAGAAGATCTGCCAGAGGTACGAGGATCAACCGCGCTACGTCACTCTGTACGACACACGCCGGCACATCCCTGTCTACTCTGCCTATGTGTTCAAGAAGACAGACGGGGAAAAGAAGGTGGACTTTCCGTGGATGTTTGAACCTCAGGTGGGTTTGGGCTCGATCAAAAAATAA
- the LOC101158975 gene encoding endonuclease domain-containing 1 protein-like: MALGLHLSFVFLSTLMSAARCRVEKELSPECKAFFYMETPPRGLEHHPVRYICQFYNKKARYVTLYHIGFRIPVYSAYTFKRTDGERCVDVPWMYEPQLSTLSETDEMQPFPRRIMHLNFEDSQAILEDYTNAIHYERGTLNPDEHQDELDDKASTYTLTNVVPMVPVFTNIVWSRQEHIVRKRLNNYCRGTAYIVTGVTTSGKRIRRDNMDRIAVPKYVWSAYCCADYDQNTPFGERHKFPSFAHYALNVEENNNVVEMSVQKLKDFLEKTTFVSKNFQIFAGDCVPPKNR, encoded by the exons ATGGCATTGGGTTTACACCTTAGCTTTGTGTTTCTTAGCACACTGATGTCGGCGGCGAGATGCAGGGTGGAAAAAGAGCTGTCTCCCGAGTGCAAAGCATTCTTTTACATGGAAACACCACCGAGAGGACTGGAGCACCACCCTGTGCGATATATTTGCCAATTTTACAACAAGAAAGCCCGTTATGTGACTCTGTACCACATTGGCTTTCGTATACCCGTGTACTCTGCCTACACTTTTAAGCGTACGGATGGGGAGAGATGTGTGGACGTCCCATGGATGTACGAACCTCAG CTGTCAACGCTTTCCGAAACAGATGAGATGCAGCCCTTCCCGCGCAGAATCATGCACTTGAACTTTGAGGACTCCCAAGCGATCCTGGAGGATTACACCAACGCCATACATTACGAGCGGGGAACCCTGAACCCAGACGAGCATCAGGACGAGCTCGACGACAAAGCCTCCACCTACACCCTCACCAACGTAGTTCCCATGGTGCCCGTTTTCACCAACATAGTCTGGAGCAGACAGGAGCACATCGTCCGTAAAAGGTTGAACAACTACTGCCGCGGCACAGCTTACATCGTGACCGGCGTCACCACGTCTGGAAAGAGGATCCGCCGGGACAACATGGATCGCATTGCGGTGCCCAAGTATGTGTGGTCGGCCTACTGCTGCGCCGACTACGACCAAAACACGCCGTTCGGTGAGCGCCACAAATTCCCTTCTTTCGCACACTACGCCCTAAATGTGGAGGAAAACAACAACGTGGTGGAAATGTCCGTCCAGAAGCTGAAGGACTTCCTCGAGAAGACGACCTTCGTCAGCAAGAACTTCCAGATATTTGCTGGCGACTGTGTCCCACCAAAAAACAGATGA